TGGCAGACCAAGGGGGGCAGCGGACAGGAGCACATAACATGGCAAACGAGACACGCACAGCACTGGTCACCGGCTCGGCTGGATTTATCGGTTTCCACGTCGCGGCCCGCCTTCTCGCGGATGGCTTCAAGGTTGTCGGCTTCGACGGAATGACGGATTACTACGACGTCACCCTCAAGCAACGACGCCACCAGGCCCTATCCCAGTCGCAAGGGTTCACCCCGATTGAAGGGCTCTTAGAAACCGACGGGCTTGTCATGGAGATCATGGAGACTCACAAGCCGGATGTCGTGGTGCACCTCGCCGCGCAGGCAGGGGTGCGCTGGTCAATTGAGAACCCACGCGCTTATGTGGATGCGAACCTGATCGGCGCTTTCAACGTGCTGGAGGCAGTTCGCGCTAACTCCTGCGCCCACTTGTTGATGGCCTCAACGTCATCAATCTATGGCGCAAACTCTGTCATGCCCTATGAGGAAACTCATAAGGTCGACACGCAGATGAGCTTCTATGCGGCGACCAAGAAAGCCAATGAAGCGATGGCGCATTCCTATTCGCATCTCTACGATATGCCGATCACCATGTTTCGTTTTTTCACGGTGTACGGACCATGGGGGCGCCCGGATATGGCACCCTACAAGTTCACCCGTGCGACCATCGAAGGGGATGTGATCGATGTCTACAACCACGGCGACATGAGCCGTGATTTCACCTATATCGATGATCTGGTGGAAAGCATTCGGCTGCTGATTGACACGCCCCCAGAGCGCCCGGAAAACGCAGACGCCATTGAAGAGGGTGACAGCTTGTCCCCTGTCGCCGCGTGGCGCGCGGTCAACATCGGGACCGGATCGCCCGTGCGTCTGATGGATTTCATTGAGGCGATCGAAGCAGCAACCGGTTGCGAAGCCAAAAAGAACTTTATGGACATGCAGCCCGGCGACGTGCCCGCAACATGGGCGGAAGCGAAACTGCTAAAGCGCCTGACGGGCTACCAGCCTGATACTGATATCCGCACTGGGGTTGCAAAATTCGTAGAGTGGTATCGCGATTACTATCAAGCCTAGCCTGCCGCTTGCCATTCTCTGACCGCGTCTAGCGGATAAAGCAGCATCAGAATGTTGAGCGCTAAACCATCCCGTATGGCAGTCATCACAACCACTTCCGCAAGGATCACAATTGCGACGCTGACCCAAACAGGCACGCGGCGCGATAGCCAGAAACCGAACCACATCGCCACGATATCGCAGACAGAGTTGAGGACGCTGTCGCCGTAGTAATCCAGCGCGATGGTTACCTCGCGGTAGCGATTGATCACGGCGTCAGTGTTCTCAAGTATTTCCCAAGCCGCCTCGACTACTGTTGCAATGGCCAGCCGCCACCCGATGTCTATGCGACGGGCAAATAGCCACAAAACGAAGTAGAAGATAAAGCCGTGCAGCACATGGGACGGCGTATACCAATCCATCATATGCTGAGAGTTTTCGGAACTCATAGTTTCCAGATGCAGCAGCTTGATATAGCCGCATTTGCACATCGGGATACGACCCATCCAAAGCAACGTGGCTGCAGTTGCGACTAGGACTCCAAAGGTGATCCAGTACGGGAGATAACGCTTGTTCATGGCTTGGACGGGATCACGGAAAGGACGGCTCTGTAAAGCCTGGGAAACGGTGGGGCGGGTATCTGAGTCCTTTTTGCCCCACCTTCAAACCACCTAACTCGATCTTGCCTGAACATGCGCACCATGCCACGGTCCACGCATGAATTCTCTCGATACCTTTGCGCCGTTCTCGCTTGCTGAGCAGAAACTTATTAACGAAGCCTCCGATCCCGACCGAACCAGTGTCGGCGACGGGGAAGCGCCGATATCGGCCGACCCTGACCGCACAATTCGGGGCGAGTTGGTCAGGCACTTACTGCTGCGTTTTGACGGCTTGCATGACAAAGGCATTCGCCTTCGTGGCGCGTGGATCAGCGGCATACTTGATTTGCAGGGATGCGACTGCGAGCGGGATATTTCCCTTTCGCATTGCCACCTGAGCCACCCTATCAATTTGGTCAACGCGCGACTTCGAGGGCTTCATCTGTCGGCCTGCTTGATAAACGGGCTATCGGCTGACAACGCGTCTTTTTCCGGCTCGGTTTATATTAGAGCAGGCACAAAGATAACGGGCGAGATTTCCATGTCAGGTGCGCGGATCAGCGGAGATCTGCAGATTTGTGACGCTACAATTGAGGCTGATCGGCAGGACGCGATCTTTGCTCCGTCTTTACGCGTGGAAGGCTCTGTCTTTCTTGGGAACTACCCCTACGCCGAAACAACCACGCATCTTCACGCAACGGGACTTTTGTTCTTCTCCTCTGCGCGGGTCGAGCATGATTTCTTCGTCACCAATACGTCAGTGAGCTTGCCGCCGGATGGCGCCGTCGTTGCACAGGTGTTTGACTCGACCGAAGAGCACGGACGCGACATGGCGCTGAGCTTCGCACGAGCCCGGATCAATGGCATTCTATATCTCGCTGACAATCAGATCACGAATGGCATCGTGAATCTGGCCGGAGCCGAAGTGGCACGTTTTCGCGATGAACCCGCCGGACCAGGAGCCACCTACCCGATCAGGTTGGACGGCTTTCGTTACACCGACTTCTCGCGGCATGCAGAGACCAACATCAAGGCCCGCCTTGATTGGCTGGCCCGCAAGCCTGCCGACACGCCCTTTACCTCCCAACCTTACGAGCAGCTGGCAGGTGTTCTTCAAGCCCTAGGGCATCGCAACGACGCCCGCACCGTTCTGATGCGTAAGGAACGCTTGCTACGCGCCGAGAACAGACAATTGATGCAGGCCCGCGGGGCATCGCCGATCCTGAGGGCTTTATCGCGACTTGCCGATGATTTTCTGCGCTGGACCATCGGCTATGGCTACCGGCCCGGGCGGGCAGCAGTTGTGGCGATTGTGCTAATCCTGTCACTGGGATTTTTCTTTCAAAGCACATGGAACGCCGGAGATATGGCGCCAAACGCAGCGCCGATATTGGTTTCAAAGGACTGGATCGATGCGACGCGATCTCACGCCGATAACCCTTCGGTTTTCTGGTCGGCGCCCGGACAAGGCGGGCAGGATTGGGAAACGTTCAACGCGTTTGCCTATGCCGCCGATCTGGTGATCCCGCTGATCTCGCTTGGGCAGGAAAACGCGTGGGCTCCATCTACGTCGCGCTCGCCGTTGGGCAAAGTCGCGTGGTGGGTGCGATGGTTCGCAAAATCTATCGGCTGGATTGTGACCGCGCTAGGTGCGGCTGCAATCACCGGAGTGATCCGCAAAGACTGAACGCAAAAAGCGCCGCGAACCTTTGAGGATCGCGGCGCCTGTTCGGAGCAATGAACGTGGCTTAAGCGACGTCGAAATGCAGCGTTTTCACTTGTTTGAACATGCCGGTATCAGTCAGTTTTTTAAGCACAGGCGCTGGCACAGGATTGTCGACGTAAAGCAGCGCAATTGCGCCTTTGCCTGCGGCTTCGCGGCCCAAGGTGAAGTTCGCGATGTTGACACCGTTCTCGCCCATGGTTTGACCCAGAGTACCGATGATGCCGGGAACGTCTTCGTTGGTGGTGTAGAGCATATGCTCCCCGATCTCGGCGTCGATGTTGATGCCTTTGATCTGGATGAAGCGTGGTTTGCCATCCGAGAACACTGTGCCAGCAATCGAACGCTCGCGCTTATCGGTGACAACGGTCAGCTTGATGTAGCCG
Above is a window of Litoreibacter janthinus DNA encoding:
- a CDS encoding GDP-mannose 4,6-dehydratase, producing MANETRTALVTGSAGFIGFHVAARLLADGFKVVGFDGMTDYYDVTLKQRRHQALSQSQGFTPIEGLLETDGLVMEIMETHKPDVVVHLAAQAGVRWSIENPRAYVDANLIGAFNVLEAVRANSCAHLLMASTSSIYGANSVMPYEETHKVDTQMSFYAATKKANEAMAHSYSHLYDMPITMFRFFTVYGPWGRPDMAPYKFTRATIEGDVIDVYNHGDMSRDFTYIDDLVESIRLLIDTPPERPENADAIEEGDSLSPVAAWRAVNIGTGSPVRLMDFIEAIEAATGCEAKKNFMDMQPGDVPATWAEAKLLKRLTGYQPDTDIRTGVAKFVEWYRDYYQA
- a CDS encoding DUF2585 domain-containing protein, whose translation is MNKRYLPYWITFGVLVATAATLLWMGRIPMCKCGYIKLLHLETMSSENSQHMMDWYTPSHVLHGFIFYFVLWLFARRIDIGWRLAIATVVEAAWEILENTDAVINRYREVTIALDYYGDSVLNSVCDIVAMWFGFWLSRRVPVWVSVAIVILAEVVVMTAIRDGLALNILMLLYPLDAVREWQAAG